Proteins encoded by one window of Salmonirosea aquatica:
- a CDS encoding amino acid permease: MANQLWITKPLDKLMAESSGEGNQLKRTLSATSLVALGIGAIIGAGLFSLTGIAAAEHAGPAVTISFVLAAFGCAFAGLCYAEFASMIPIAGSAYTYSYATMGEFAAWIIGWDLVLEYALGAATVAVSWSRYLLEFLGGFGIHLPVELVCSPFEEVMLSDGTLVTGGLINLPAILVVCLLSLLLIRGTEGSALMNNILVSLKLLVVVMFIALGWSHIDPANYTPYIPANTGEYDHFGWTGIATGAAVVFFAFIGFDAVSTAAQEAKNPQRDMPIGILGSLIICTILYVLFAHVMTGLVNYTVFEGDAKPAATAFAVTGYDFLQNALILAILAGYTSVMLVMLLGQSRVFYTMSKDGLLPPFFSSVHKKFQTPWKTNLFFMVFVSLFAGFVPVSDLGHMVSIGTLFAFCLVCAGVWLMRVRMPHIHRAFKTPLVPFVPIMGIVVCLYLMYSLPIESWYRLAIWLIIGLAIYFFYGQKHSGMNPDNSEE, from the coding sequence ATGGCTAACCAACTTTGGATTACCAAGCCCTTAGATAAGCTAATGGCAGAATCAAGCGGCGAAGGCAACCAGCTGAAACGTACCCTAAGTGCGACCAGTCTGGTAGCGCTGGGCATCGGCGCTATTATTGGCGCGGGGCTTTTTTCCCTGACCGGTATTGCCGCTGCCGAACACGCGGGGCCTGCTGTAACGATATCCTTCGTGCTGGCGGCCTTTGGTTGTGCCTTTGCGGGGCTCTGTTACGCCGAGTTTGCTTCCATGATTCCTATTGCGGGCAGTGCTTACACGTATTCCTACGCCACGATGGGCGAGTTTGCCGCCTGGATTATCGGTTGGGATTTGGTATTGGAATATGCCTTGGGAGCGGCTACCGTGGCCGTAAGCTGGTCGAGGTACCTGCTCGAATTCCTGGGCGGATTTGGTATCCACCTTCCGGTCGAGCTGGTATGTTCGCCCTTTGAGGAAGTGATGTTAAGCGATGGTACCCTCGTTACAGGTGGACTTATCAACCTACCTGCCATCCTGGTGGTGTGCCTGCTTTCGCTGCTGCTGATCCGGGGTACGGAAGGTTCGGCCCTGATGAATAATATTCTGGTATCGCTGAAACTGCTGGTGGTGGTCATGTTCATTGCCCTGGGCTGGAGCCACATCGATCCGGCCAATTATACCCCCTACATTCCCGCCAATACAGGTGAATACGACCATTTCGGCTGGACGGGCATTGCTACTGGAGCGGCCGTGGTATTCTTTGCCTTCATTGGCTTCGACGCCGTCTCCACGGCGGCGCAGGAAGCCAAGAATCCGCAACGCGATATGCCGATCGGGATTCTGGGTTCGCTGATAATTTGTACAATCCTGTACGTACTCTTCGCCCACGTAATGACGGGGCTGGTCAACTATACCGTATTCGAGGGAGATGCCAAGCCCGCGGCCACGGCTTTTGCCGTGACGGGCTATGATTTTTTACAAAATGCGCTGATTCTGGCTATTCTGGCGGGTTATACGTCGGTGATGCTGGTGATGCTTTTGGGGCAGAGCCGGGTATTCTACACCATGAGTAAGGATGGGCTGCTCCCGCCGTTTTTCAGCAGTGTGCATAAGAAATTCCAAACGCCCTGGAAAACCAATCTGTTCTTCATGGTTTTCGTGAGCCTCTTTGCGGGTTTTGTCCCTGTAAGCGATCTGGGTCATATGGTGAGCATAGGTACCCTGTTTGCATTCTGCCTGGTGTGCGCCGGCGTATGGCTGATGCGGGTCAGGATGCCGCATATTCACCGGGCTTTCAAGACACCCCTCGTCCCTTTTGTGCCAATTATGGGCATTGTGGTGTGTCTATATCTGATGTATTCCCTACCCATCGAAAGCTGGTACCGGTTGGCAATCTGGCTAATCATCGGCCTGGCCATTTATTTCTTCTACGGCCAGAAACACAGTGGCATGAATCCCGATAATTCCGAGGAGTAG
- the secDF gene encoding protein translocase subunit SecDF gives MRNKSGIIALSIVIGLISIYYLSFTFVARKYKSDAEAYATDAKGKVDYTKKQSYIDSLWREDVYIGHTLQEVMERELSLGLDLQGGMHVVLEVAPADIIKGLAGGNARSAQFQQAIKNANEAQKSSQSSYVSLFVNAYKGLAPNTSLASVFANSANRSKINSTSSDTEVIRLLNEEVENAIDRAYKIIQARVDKFGVTNPNLQRLPGKNQILVELPGVDNPERVRRLLSGAAKLEFAEVYNINEINAGLDQLGQYLTREEAAAKAARPATSTTATDTTKKSTSSNLEDLLAQRGDSAAADTSALAAQTAALTNLFVPLPQGLGVYMKDTGRAGEILRRPEVRSFFPSDLVFMWDRQGIDATNGQQILPLYFIKKPNGQAPLEGDVIVDATNDYDERGRPEVSMRMNGEGARKWRTLTANNVGRQVAIILDNQVYTAPNVNGEIPNGNSSISGSFTVDETKDMANVLKAGKLPAPTNIVEEAVVGSTLGSEAVTAGVLSSLVGLIVVLVFMVAYYSRAGWIADVALFVNLFFLMGVMASLGAVLTLSGIAGIVLTIGMSVDANVLIYEGIKIELENGKPFAVAVRDGFKSALSAIIDSNVTTLLTGVILFIFGTGLVLGFATTLVIGLITSLFAAIFITRLLLEATIKQGKTLKFYSGLTKNWFKDTNFDFVTQRKRFYYVSSAIIIIGIASFIFKGFGLGIDFKGGRSYTVRFEKNVGTDEVRKAMTEALGTSPEVKTFGGFDQVKITTAYLIDDTSPEADKNAEAKIMEGVSKVPGNSKAEIVSSAKVGPTIAYDTMISAIWAILLAVAVNFGYIFIRFRRLAFSYGAVAALFHDVIVLLAIFSLFNGWLPFSLDIDQAFIGSVLTIMGYSMNDTVVIFDRIREYLNDKNTRKESIPSIINNALNSTLSRTAVTGISTILVLVVLLIFGGEVIRGFTFSMLIGVIVGTYSSLFVAAPIVVDTLQRDLLKHPIADEPAPVVKKTRAAKA, from the coding sequence ATGCGTAACAAAAGCGGAATAATCGCCTTATCGATTGTAATAGGGTTGATCAGCATCTATTACTTATCGTTCACGTTTGTGGCGCGGAAGTACAAATCCGACGCCGAAGCCTACGCCACCGATGCCAAGGGCAAGGTGGACTATACCAAAAAACAAAGCTACATCGATTCGCTCTGGCGTGAGGATGTCTACATTGGCCACACCCTACAGGAAGTAATGGAGCGCGAACTCAGCCTGGGCCTTGACTTGCAGGGCGGTATGCACGTGGTGCTGGAAGTGGCTCCCGCCGACATCATCAAAGGCTTAGCAGGTGGCAATGCCCGCAGCGCGCAGTTTCAGCAAGCCATAAAAAATGCTAATGAAGCTCAGAAAAGCAGCCAAAGCAGCTATGTAAGCCTATTTGTGAATGCCTACAAGGGGCTGGCACCCAATACGAGTCTGGCGAGTGTATTTGCCAATAGCGCCAACCGCAGCAAGATCAATAGTACCTCCTCCGACACGGAGGTCATTCGTCTGTTGAACGAGGAAGTGGAAAACGCCATCGACCGGGCCTACAAGATCATTCAGGCGCGGGTAGACAAATTTGGGGTAACCAATCCTAACCTGCAGCGCCTGCCTGGCAAGAACCAGATTTTGGTCGAGCTGCCCGGCGTCGACAACCCCGAGCGGGTACGCCGCCTGTTGTCGGGTGCAGCCAAGCTGGAATTTGCCGAAGTCTACAATATCAATGAAATCAATGCCGGGCTGGATCAGTTAGGCCAGTACCTTACCCGCGAGGAGGCCGCCGCCAAAGCTGCGCGCCCTGCCACCAGCACTACTGCAACCGATACGACCAAGAAATCGACGTCAAGCAATCTGGAAGATCTTCTGGCCCAGCGTGGCGACTCGGCAGCCGCCGATACTTCGGCGCTGGCGGCCCAAACCGCGGCTTTGACTAATCTTTTTGTGCCGCTGCCGCAAGGATTGGGTGTGTACATGAAAGACACGGGTCGTGCCGGAGAAATCCTCCGCCGCCCCGAGGTACGCTCGTTCTTCCCCTCTGACCTTGTTTTCATGTGGGATCGTCAGGGCATCGACGCTACGAACGGACAGCAGATTCTGCCGCTGTATTTTATCAAGAAGCCCAACGGACAGGCTCCGCTGGAAGGGGATGTGATCGTGGACGCTACCAATGACTACGACGAGCGGGGCCGCCCCGAGGTGAGCATGCGCATGAACGGCGAAGGTGCTCGTAAATGGCGTACGCTGACTGCCAACAACGTAGGTCGCCAGGTGGCCATTATTCTGGACAACCAGGTATATACCGCCCCTAATGTCAACGGCGAAATTCCCAACGGAAATTCCAGTATCTCGGGTAGCTTCACCGTAGACGAAACCAAGGATATGGCCAACGTACTGAAAGCCGGTAAACTGCCCGCTCCTACCAATATCGTGGAAGAGGCCGTGGTAGGTTCCACGCTGGGTTCCGAGGCCGTTACGGCGGGGGTACTGTCCTCACTGGTAGGTTTGATCGTGGTACTCGTGTTCATGGTAGCTTACTACAGCCGCGCGGGCTGGATCGCCGACGTGGCACTGTTTGTCAACTTGTTCTTCCTGATGGGCGTGATGGCCTCACTCGGCGCAGTACTGACACTGTCGGGTATTGCGGGTATCGTACTGACCATCGGTATGTCGGTGGATGCGAACGTACTTATTTACGAGGGAATCAAGATAGAACTGGAAAATGGGAAACCATTCGCCGTCGCCGTACGGGATGGTTTCAAAAGCGCACTTTCGGCCATTATCGACTCCAACGTCACGACCCTGCTGACGGGTGTAATCCTGTTCATCTTCGGTACGGGACTGGTACTGGGTTTTGCTACGACGCTGGTGATTGGTTTGATTACGTCGCTATTCGCGGCCATTTTCATCACACGATTATTGCTGGAAGCGACCATCAAGCAGGGTAAGACACTCAAATTTTACTCCGGCCTGACTAAAAACTGGTTCAAGGACACTAACTTCGATTTTGTGACCCAACGCAAGCGATTCTACTATGTTTCTTCGGCCATTATCATCATCGGTATAGCGTCGTTTATCTTCAAAGGGTTTGGTCTGGGAATCGACTTCAAGGGAGGACGTTCCTACACCGTACGTTTTGAGAAAAACGTGGGTACCGATGAGGTACGTAAGGCCATGACCGAAGCTTTGGGTACTTCGCCCGAAGTAAAAACCTTCGGTGGTTTCGACCAGGTCAAGATTACGACTGCTTATTTGATCGACGACACTTCACCCGAAGCAGACAAAAACGCCGAGGCCAAGATCATGGAGGGTGTATCGAAAGTACCTGGCAACAGCAAGGCTGAAATCGTGAGTTCAGCTAAGGTAGGTCCGACGATCGCTTATGACACTATGATTTCGGCCATCTGGGCCATTCTGCTGGCCGTGGCTGTCAACTTTGGCTATATCTTCATCCGATTCCGGCGGCTGGCATTCAGCTATGGTGCGGTAGCGGCCCTCTTCCACGACGTAATCGTGCTACTGGCCATCTTCTCGCTGTTCAACGGCTGGCTGCCTTTCTCGCTGGACATCGATCAGGCCTTTATCGGTTCGGTACTGACGATCATGGGCTATTCCATGAACGATACGGTGGTAATCTTCGACCGTATTAGAGAGTACCTCAACGACAAGAACACCCGTAAGGAGAGTATTCCTTCCATTATTAACAATGCTCTCAACAGTACCCTAAGCCGTACGGCCGTAACGGGTATCTCCACCATACTGGTATTGGTGGTGTTGCTGATTTTTGGCGGAGAGGTGATCCGGGGATTCACTTTCTCGATGTTGATCGGAGTAATCGTAGGTACCTATTCTTCGCTCTTCGTGGCTGCGCCGATTGTGGTAGACACCCTACAGCGCGATTTGTTGAAACATCCTATTGCCGATGAACCCGCTCCTGTAGTGAAAAAGACCAGAGCAGCGAAAGCCTGA
- a CDS encoding TlpA family protein disulfide reductase — MRIHTLFLYTGLLTVFLFARSSACAQTPELKGFINGLGNTPIVFSYEFNGERRSDTVYATNDRFIYQPQPSDDGRISLRIARPSYTSFWYQPGHLDVSGSMEKPHQLVFKGGEENELNTEYEQTINWAFDDRMQGKSATERQSLEKEKQKETLQFIGKHPGNQTSAYLLYWQALTNEAATEAHETLWTKLSPEVRGSFCGKKAGERIEIIKNQPRPGLLSPNFVIPDTAGLAVALAEYRGRYVLLDFWGHWCAPCIKAIPKLKVLRETYGDKLAIIGIAAEFASDKEIWRQTIDKYSMDWIQLSELTGDRGTVIDRYNVTAFPTYLLMDKQGMILERTSELGGIEKRLSTLGEL, encoded by the coding sequence ATGCGTATCCATACTCTTTTTTTATATACCGGATTGCTGACGGTTTTTCTTTTCGCCCGGTCATCGGCATGCGCTCAAACGCCCGAACTAAAAGGATTTATAAATGGGCTGGGTAACACACCCATTGTATTTAGTTATGAATTCAATGGCGAGCGGCGAAGCGACACGGTCTATGCTACCAACGACCGTTTCATCTACCAGCCGCAACCTAGTGATGATGGAAGAATCAGTCTCAGGATTGCTAGGCCCAGCTATACTTCTTTCTGGTACCAGCCGGGTCATCTTGATGTTTCGGGCTCAATGGAAAAGCCCCATCAACTCGTTTTCAAGGGAGGAGAGGAAAATGAGCTGAACACGGAATACGAACAGACTATCAACTGGGCTTTTGATGATAGGATGCAGGGGAAATCAGCAACTGAAAGGCAGTCGCTTGAAAAAGAGAAACAAAAAGAAACGCTACAATTTATTGGAAAGCATCCAGGTAATCAAACCAGTGCCTACCTCCTATACTGGCAAGCGTTAACTAACGAAGCCGCTACCGAAGCTCACGAAACACTATGGACCAAACTTTCTCCCGAAGTGCGGGGTAGCTTTTGTGGTAAAAAAGCAGGCGAACGCATTGAGATTATCAAAAATCAACCCAGGCCGGGGTTACTCTCTCCTAACTTTGTAATTCCCGACACAGCGGGCCTTGCTGTAGCCCTCGCCGAGTATCGGGGAAGGTACGTGCTGCTGGACTTTTGGGGGCACTGGTGCGCCCCCTGCATCAAGGCCATACCCAAGCTTAAAGTACTTCGGGAAACTTATGGTGATAAGCTGGCGATTATAGGGATCGCGGCGGAGTTCGCATCCGATAAGGAAATTTGGCGGCAAACTATCGATAAGTATAGCATGGATTGGATCCAGCTTTCTGAACTGACAGGCGATCGAGGTACCGTAATTGACCGCTACAACGTAACTGCCTTTCCCACCTACCTTTTAATGGATAAGCAGGGGATGATTTTGGAACGCACCTCAGAACTGGGTGGAATTGAGAAACGGTTGAGTACTTTGGGAGAGTTATAA
- a CDS encoding peroxidase family protein, whose translation MLTGKSNNNQGTGTTLEKHDLPRTGPGTAIIGDPRNDENRVLSQLQLAFIRFYNALYQDLKTKYEAAGIAKIPAELYEEARRLTTWHYQWIVVNEFLPLLCGRKVVQNIMGNGRQFYKPCIRPYIPVEFSVAAYRFGHSMIAQKVKLQTGGTEHSIFSSQFGQGFAKITSQNQIVDWDVFFDFDGTYQRAETLNTKLASVLLELPFVNSTNPGDKSLATRNLRRAQSFLLPSGENVARCMGRSDSEMTTVTDLIHNLASTNSVDLSAGTPLWFYILAEAEAIGRMEDDGSSKPGEGLGPVGATIVAEVIIGLLELDVHSFLGSNRDWTPALGTAGAFTMKDLLQKSLTAIEL comes from the coding sequence TTGTTAACGGGCAAATCGAATAACAACCAGGGGACAGGTACCACGCTGGAAAAACATGACCTACCCCGAACCGGCCCCGGCACGGCTATCATCGGCGATCCGCGCAACGACGAAAACCGGGTGCTTTCGCAATTACAGCTAGCGTTTATCCGGTTCTACAATGCTTTGTACCAGGACTTGAAAACAAAATATGAGGCCGCTGGTATCGCCAAAATACCCGCTGAACTTTACGAGGAAGCCCGCCGGCTCACCACCTGGCACTACCAGTGGATCGTGGTCAACGAGTTCCTGCCTTTGCTGTGTGGTCGTAAAGTAGTGCAGAATATTATGGGCAACGGTCGTCAGTTCTATAAGCCGTGCATCCGGCCCTACATCCCCGTAGAGTTTTCGGTAGCGGCATACCGCTTCGGCCATTCCATGATCGCCCAGAAGGTGAAACTACAAACGGGCGGCACCGAGCACTCGATCTTTTCATCACAATTCGGGCAGGGCTTTGCCAAAATAACCAGCCAAAATCAAATCGTAGATTGGGACGTGTTTTTCGATTTCGACGGTACCTACCAGCGGGCTGAGACGTTGAACACCAAGCTGGCCAGTGTCTTGCTGGAACTTCCTTTTGTGAATTCTACCAATCCCGGCGATAAGTCGCTGGCTACCCGCAATCTGCGACGTGCCCAAAGCTTCCTGCTGCCCTCCGGCGAAAACGTAGCCCGCTGCATGGGAAGAAGCGACAGCGAAATGACGACCGTTACCGACCTGATCCATAATTTGGCCTCAACCAACTCCGTCGATTTGTCGGCAGGTACCCCCTTGTGGTTTTATATTCTGGCCGAGGCCGAAGCCATTGGCCGTATGGAAGACGATGGGAGCAGTAAGCCCGGCGAAGGACTGGGACCCGTAGGGGCCACAATTGTGGCTGAGGTAATCATCGGGCTGCTGGAACTGGACGTGCATTCCTTCTTGGGCAGCAACCGCGACTGGACCCCTGCCCTAGGTACGGCAGGTGCTTTTACCATGAAAGATTTGCTCCAGAAATCGTTGACGGCGATTGAGTTGTAA
- a CDS encoding M48 family metalloprotease, with protein MNSPSLKIFGSMLCLGFALYTPTLAQSTDANAETFVCNYVSNGRLSSPQEICNYLSFTSNRHAERVVERILQPVGLQRNFVVVECPNTENCFATVVDGKRFIIYDGNFIKQVENLTNTDWSAISIVAHEIGHHLQGHTIDGMGSRPEKELEADRFSGFVLHQLGASLPESLIAIRTLSSEENTDSHPGRQIRVDWISRGWNEAEKMYPLWNKNGSPGPAPVVTDSAPRNEGSVYRPAERRPAVKPAPREETIETDITYHAPDGCASGDCLNGPGILIRENQERYEGNFMNGKKHGFGVQFYPGGAVRYKGDFREDQRSGQGTYYFTNGDKYVGYFLNNVPQGKGTYYYADGERFSGTFRKGVREGYGVLTRANGAREAGYYKDDERVR; from the coding sequence ATGAACTCTCCCAGCCTGAAGATTTTCGGTTCGATGCTGTGCCTTGGATTTGCCCTGTATACCCCTACCCTCGCGCAGTCTACCGATGCCAATGCCGAAACTTTTGTGTGCAACTACGTCAGCAATGGCCGGCTCAGCTCGCCGCAGGAAATTTGCAATTACCTGTCTTTCACTTCCAATCGCCACGCTGAGCGCGTAGTGGAGCGCATCCTGCAACCCGTGGGTTTGCAGCGGAATTTTGTGGTCGTGGAGTGCCCCAATACCGAAAACTGCTTTGCTACGGTCGTCGATGGCAAGCGGTTTATCATTTACGATGGCAATTTCATAAAGCAGGTCGAGAACCTGACCAATACCGACTGGTCGGCGATCAGCATCGTGGCGCACGAGATCGGTCACCATTTGCAGGGCCACACCATCGACGGCATGGGCAGCCGTCCCGAGAAGGAACTGGAAGCCGACCGTTTTTCGGGTTTTGTGCTGCACCAGTTGGGCGCTTCGCTGCCTGAGTCCCTGATTGCAATCCGTACCCTTTCCAGCGAAGAAAACACCGACTCGCATCCGGGACGGCAGATCCGCGTCGACTGGATCAGCCGGGGATGGAACGAGGCCGAAAAAATGTACCCCTTGTGGAATAAAAATGGCTCACCCGGTCCCGCCCCGGTCGTTACGGATTCTGCCCCTCGCAACGAGGGTAGCGTGTACCGGCCCGCCGAGCGACGTCCCGCCGTAAAACCCGCCCCTCGGGAGGAAACGATCGAAACAGATATTACCTACCATGCTCCCGACGGTTGCGCTTCCGGCGACTGCCTGAATGGCCCGGGTATCCTGATTCGTGAAAACCAGGAGCGGTACGAAGGGAATTTTATGAATGGCAAAAAACACGGCTTTGGGGTGCAGTTCTATCCTGGTGGCGCAGTGCGCTACAAAGGCGATTTCCGCGAAGACCAGCGCTCGGGACAGGGTACCTACTATTTCACCAATGGTGATAAGTATGTGGGGTACTTCCTGAACAATGTTCCTCAGGGCAAGGGTACCTACTACTATGCCGATGGCGAACGCTTCTCGGGTACCTTCAGGAAGGGCGTCCGCGAAGGTTACGGCGTACTAACCCGTGCCAACGGTGCCCGCGAAGCAGGGTACTATAAAGACGATGAACGGGTGCGCTAA
- a CDS encoding PQQ-dependent sugar dehydrogenase, with amino-acid sequence MRFLTSLGSLLIVLFLTGWHPRENAGVLIFFKNTTDQPAASLAASQLLSLVGQNGMDADTTSNSAYITEDSLKKYSALIFLQTSSDVLETAQQNDVERFVQAGGTLGVVNAAGFTTYQWPWYNDLLAGGDKPANPNKSVYWTKTYDGGRAFYAATGNLADQTLAKQIMDGIKTNLGNPALNYREAHTARAPQENRFTTTVLDSYMEEPIEMEIMADNRVIFIERRGNVKLYDPATKSTKVINKLPVHLTGNYEDGLLGMELDPKFETNHYVYLYYSPVGDKAVQNLSRFVFTGDSLQMSSEKIVMQVPVQRETCCHSAGNVYFGPDGLLYLSTGDNTSSKESDGFSPLDERPGRSPFDSQKSSGNTHDLRGKILRVALQDDGTYTIPDGNLFPKDGSAGRPEIYVMGARNPYRITVDKRGYLYWGDVGPDGGVANERGPKSQDEWNQARKAGNYGWPYFVGDNKAYADFDFETNKVGTRFDPERPVNESPNNYGSKVLPPAQKAMIWYDYGQSAEFPMLGVGSRSAMGGPFYYRDDYKKSDVRFPAYYDKKMFIYEWARSWIKVLTFNEAGDLQKIEPFLPTTFFSKPIDMKFGPDGAMYVLAYGANYFARNPDSQLVRIEFSEGNRRPVAKITASKTVGAAPLITQLSAGESFDYDRGDKISYAWESGNGKKSNDVTPTFTYNKAGTYRPKLTVTDAEGQTATTELEIKVGNETPQVDIALRGNKTFYFDKVPLNYAVSVRDKEDGTLNKGIAPKQVKFAIDYLAEGKDLALLTNPESMGDVGARYMQGKTLVTKSDCGSCHAMNTKSIGPSLTEVAKRYAPAGEAAVPMLAKKIIAGGNGNWGKNVMSAHPQHSEAEAGEMVRYILSLEGESNVLPLQGSYTFNPSAGSNEMGNYVLSASYTDKGSPVTGPLTGRKLIILRNPRVEAETFAMSANVDRKHQDGSNQTWVGDIKDGSYIGFRDIDLTGVNRLNFNAAAMPDRGGRIDILSGSPSGELLGTVTVPRPAATHSGEQKGPKWQTVSAPLTNANGPTDLYFVFRNDEVKDKNLMILDWIQFSK; translated from the coding sequence ATGCGTTTCCTTACTTCACTCGGTAGCTTGCTGATCGTCTTGTTCCTCACGGGATGGCATCCCCGCGAGAACGCCGGGGTATTGATTTTTTTCAAAAATACCACCGATCAGCCTGCCGCCTCGCTCGCCGCCAGCCAACTTCTGAGCCTTGTCGGGCAGAACGGCATGGATGCCGACACCACGAGCAACTCGGCCTACATCACCGAAGATTCGCTCAAAAAATACAGTGCTCTCATTTTTCTGCAAACCTCGTCCGATGTGCTGGAAACAGCCCAACAGAACGATGTGGAGCGATTCGTGCAGGCGGGGGGTACCCTGGGGGTGGTGAATGCCGCAGGTTTTACGACGTATCAATGGCCCTGGTACAATGACCTGCTGGCGGGGGGCGACAAACCGGCTAACCCGAACAAATCCGTTTATTGGACGAAGACCTACGACGGAGGACGCGCTTTCTACGCCGCCACCGGCAACCTGGCCGACCAGACGCTGGCGAAGCAGATTATGGATGGGATCAAAACGAACCTGGGGAATCCGGCCCTGAATTACCGTGAGGCTCACACCGCCCGCGCTCCTCAGGAAAATCGCTTTACGACCACCGTACTCGACTCCTACATGGAAGAGCCCATCGAGATGGAAATCATGGCCGACAACCGGGTTATTTTTATCGAGCGCCGGGGCAACGTCAAACTTTACGATCCGGCTACGAAATCCACCAAAGTCATCAATAAACTACCCGTTCACCTGACCGGAAACTACGAGGATGGTTTGTTGGGTATGGAGCTGGACCCCAAATTCGAGACCAACCACTATGTGTACCTCTACTATTCGCCCGTGGGCGACAAGGCGGTGCAGAACCTATCGCGGTTTGTGTTCACGGGCGACAGCCTGCAAATGAGTTCGGAAAAAATTGTGATGCAGGTACCCGTGCAGCGTGAAACCTGCTGCCACTCGGCGGGCAATGTGTACTTCGGTCCCGACGGGCTGCTGTACCTCTCCACCGGCGACAATACCAGCTCCAAGGAATCCGACGGTTTCTCACCCCTCGACGAGCGGCCGGGCCGGAGTCCTTTTGATTCTCAGAAATCGTCCGGTAACACGCATGACCTGCGTGGTAAAATTCTGCGGGTAGCTTTACAGGATGATGGGACTTATACAATTCCTGACGGCAACCTGTTTCCCAAAGATGGCTCGGCGGGGCGTCCAGAAATCTACGTGATGGGCGCGCGCAATCCTTATCGTATTACGGTAGACAAGCGAGGGTACCTCTACTGGGGCGACGTGGGGCCCGACGGTGGCGTGGCCAACGAACGCGGCCCCAAGAGTCAGGACGAATGGAATCAGGCCCGTAAGGCGGGTAATTACGGCTGGCCCTACTTCGTGGGCGACAACAAAGCCTACGCCGATTTTGACTTTGAAACCAACAAGGTAGGTACCCGCTTCGACCCCGAACGCCCGGTCAACGAGTCGCCCAATAACTATGGCTCCAAGGTACTCCCTCCGGCGCAGAAGGCTATGATCTGGTACGACTACGGCCAGTCGGCCGAGTTTCCGATGCTGGGTGTCGGCTCGCGCTCGGCCATGGGCGGGCCCTTTTATTACCGCGACGACTATAAGAAATCGGACGTCCGGTTTCCGGCTTATTACGATAAAAAAATGTTCATCTACGAATGGGCACGCAGCTGGATTAAGGTACTGACCTTCAACGAGGCGGGCGATTTACAGAAAATCGAGCCTTTCCTACCCACTACCTTTTTCTCCAAGCCCATCGACATGAAGTTTGGCCCGGATGGAGCCATGTATGTGTTGGCTTACGGGGCCAACTACTTCGCCCGCAACCCCGACTCGCAGTTGGTGCGTATCGAGTTTTCGGAAGGAAACCGCAGACCCGTGGCCAAAATCACCGCCAGCAAAACCGTCGGGGCAGCACCCTTGATAACCCAGCTTTCGGCGGGAGAATCATTCGATTATGACCGGGGAGATAAGATTTCGTACGCCTGGGAATCGGGTAATGGGAAAAAATCGAACGACGTGACCCCTACCTTCACCTACAACAAAGCAGGTACCTACCGTCCCAAACTCACTGTGACGGATGCCGAAGGCCAAACCGCCACCACCGAACTGGAAATCAAGGTAGGGAATGAAACGCCGCAGGTGGACATCGCCCTGCGCGGCAACAAAACGTTCTACTTCGACAAGGTACCCCTGAATTATGCCGTGAGCGTCCGTGATAAAGAGGATGGTACCCTGAACAAGGGCATTGCTCCCAAGCAGGTGAAATTTGCCATCGACTACCTCGCCGAAGGGAAAGACCTGGCCTTGCTGACCAATCCCGAAAGCATGGGCGATGTGGGAGCCAGGTACATGCAGGGCAAAACGTTAGTGACCAAAAGCGACTGTGGATCGTGCCACGCGATGAACACCAAATCCATCGGTCCCAGCCTGACGGAAGTGGCCAAACGCTACGCTCCGGCCGGGGAAGCGGCCGTGCCGATGCTGGCCAAAAAAATCATTGCGGGCGGAAATGGTAACTGGGGCAAAAACGTGATGTCGGCGCACCCGCAGCATTCTGAAGCCGAAGCGGGCGAAATGGTGCGGTACATTCTGTCGCTGGAAGGGGAAAGCAACGTCCTGCCCTTGCAGGGATCTTATACTTTCAACCCATCGGCGGGTAGCAATGAAATGGGCAACTACGTCCTATCGGCCAGCTACACGGATAAGGGTAGCCCGGTGACGGGCCCGCTAACGGGGCGTAAGCTTATCATTCTGCGCAATCCGCGCGTCGAGGCCGAAACCTTTGCGATGTCGGCCAATGTAGATCGCAAGCACCAGGATGGTAGTAATCAAACCTGGGTGGGTGACATCAAGGACGGCTCCTATATCGGCTTCCGGGATATTGACTTAACGGGGGTTAACCGACTGAACTTCAACGCAGCGGCCATGCCCGATCGGGGCGGACGGATTGATATACTTAGCGGATCGCCCAGCGGCGAGCTACTGGGTACGGTTACGGTGCCACGCCCGGCGGCTACTCATTCAGGTGAACAAAAAGGTCCCAAATGGCAAACCGTTTCGGCTCCGCTCACAAACGCAAACGGTCCGACCGATCTGTACTTTGTGTTCCGAAACGATGAAGTGAAGGATAAAAATCTGATGATCCTGGATTGGATCCAATTTTCGAAGTAG